The proteins below come from a single Rosa rugosa chromosome 2, drRosRugo1.1, whole genome shotgun sequence genomic window:
- the LOC133734056 gene encoding aluminum-activated malate transporter 2-like — protein MASSNNDHDQVKAAGLFERLRGKIVEFGLMLKKLGQDDPRRIVHSLKVALALTLTSMLFYFEPLYDGFGIAAMWAILTVVVVFEFTVGATIGRGLNRIMSTVVAAALGIGAHRLATLSGNQGEPILIALFVFVEAGIVTFFRFIPQMKARYDYGLLIFNLTFCLISVSGYRDEEVIRLGFERVSTIIIGSFTAVTVCVFIRPVWIGVELHNQIATNMEKLANFLEEFGDEYFTVSENGQIRDKSSSLQGYKSVLTSKGSEDTMANLARWEPGHGRFKFHHPWKQYLKVGTLTRQCAFKIEALNNYLTSEAQTPQEVKSIIQGPSVVISSECGKALKQLATSMRKMTKSSSNDPHIAKSKDAAEELKAVIRSSLCKLPADSLHIIQEGAVASLLFEIIRCTEKIADAVHKLASQAHFKDVKPTVTPDQENSVNDGPHHVIAIE, from the exons ATGGCATCTTCAAATAATGACCATGATCAGGTTAAAGCAGCAGGACTCTTCGAGAGGTTAAGGGGAAAGATAGTTGAGTTTGGCTTGATGTTAAAAAAACTAGGGCAAGATGATCCAAGAAGAATTGTTCATTCTCTTAAAGTGGCACTTGCTCTTACATTGACCTCCATGTTATTCTACTTTGAACCACTCTATGACGGTTTTGGTATAGCTGCTATGTGGGCTATTCTGACTGTTGTGGTCGTTTTTGAATTTACTGTTG gaGCGACGATAGGACGAGGTTTGAATAGAATAATGTCAACTGTAGTAGCTGCTGCTCTTGGCATTGGAGCTCATCGATTAGCAACTCTTTCGGGCAATCAAGGAGAGCCAATACTTATTGCTCTCTTTGTCTTCGTAGAAG CTGGAATAGTGACATTCTTCAGATTTATTCCCCAAATGAAGGCAAGATACGATTATGGGCTGCTGATATTCAACTTGACATTCTGCCTAATATCGGTGTCTGGCTATCGCGACGAGGAGGTTATACGATTAGGATTCGAGAGGGTATCTACCATCATCATTGGAAGTTTTACTGCAGTTACTGTTTGTGTTTTCATTCGTCCAGTATGGATTGGGGTGGAACTTCACAATCAGATTGCTACCAACATGGAAAAGCTTGCCAATTTCTTAGAAG AATTTGGAGATGAATACTTTACAGTATCTGAGAATGGCCAGATCAGAGACAAGTCATCTTCTCTTCAAGGATATAAAAGTGTTCTAACTTCAAAAGGCAGTGAAGACACCATG GCTAATTTAGCAAGATGGGAACCGGGCCATGGAAGGTTCAAGTTTCATCATCCATGGAAACAATACTTGAAAGTTGGAACCCTAACTCGCCAATGTGCGTTCAAAATTGAAGCTCTCAACAACTACCTTACCTCTGAAGCCCAA ACACCTCAGGAAGTTAAAAGCATAATACAAGGGCCAAGCGTGGTTATAAGCTCAGAGTGTGGGAAAGCATTGAAGCAGTTAGCAACCTCAATGAGGAAAATGACCAAATCATCCTCGAACGATCCTCACATTGCAAAGTCAAAAGATGCCGCTGAAGAACTCAAAGCTGTTATAAGATCAAGCTTGTGTAAACTGCCAGCTGATTCCCTGCATATAATACAAGAAGGTGCAGTGGCTTCACTACTCTTTGAAATTATCAGATGTACAGAGAAAATTGCAGACGCTGTACATAAATTAGCATCCCAAGCACATTTTAAGGATGTAAAGCCTACAGTGACaccggaccaggaaaactccgtGAATGATGGGCCACACCATGTTATTGCGATTGAGTGA